A genome region from Geobacter pickeringii includes the following:
- a CDS encoding cation-translocating P-type ATPase: MKRWHGLTAAAVMAELASGRQGLAAEEARLRLERYGPNELEERGGRSPLAMFVSQFTDFMILVLLAAAVVAGVIGDAGDAAPIVTIVILNAIIGFVQEYRAERAMAALREMAGNTATLLRDGVAATVPAREIVPGDLVLLEAGNVVPADLRLVEAVRLTAVEAALTGESLPAEKGTEPVVGDDVPLGDRRCMAYKGTVITGGRGAGVAVATGMATELGRIATLIQAEAETKTPLQRRLAAFGRRLAIAIIMVCAAIFALGFLRGEPPLLMFLTAISLAVAAIPEALPAVVTITLALGARKMVRQNALIRRLPAVETLGSVSYICSDKTGTLTLNRMTVESLYVDGTLHPAGKAAGEGAPRDLFMTAMALCNDSRFDESGNPVGDPTETALLAAARAAGHDRPVLEEGYPRVAELPFDPERKCMTTFHRSGGAVVAFTKGGAEVIVGRAETVLTAHGEIPLDRHVIGRVIERMAGEGLRVLAVAMRRWEAVPHNLESATAERGLTLLGLAGMLDPPREEAKKAVEQCRTAGITPVMITGDHPLTALAIARRLEIVGDGGEAVVTGRELAAMAPEELAQRVEAIRVYARVAPEQKLAIVKALQAQGHFVAMTGDGVNDAPALKRADIGVAMGITGTDVAKEASAMILLDDNFATIVKAVREGRRIYANILRFIVYSITSNTGTLVAITLAPFFGLPLPLLPIQILWLNLLCDSLPGLALAGEPAGRGIMSRPPVNPAEGIFSGGRGLYVTGYGLLIGGVALALQAWSLRRGLPWQTMVFTFLVVNRLAVAQMVRSERESLFRVGLLANLPLAGAIAVTLILQLAVVYVSFLAAIFSTSPLSLESLAVTLLLACGILVGSEGHKLALRLWHRRRRAP; this comes from the coding sequence GTGAAGAGATGGCACGGCCTCACCGCCGCGGCGGTAATGGCAGAACTGGCGTCGGGCCGGCAGGGGCTTGCGGCGGAAGAGGCGCGCCTTCGCCTGGAACGGTACGGGCCCAACGAGCTGGAGGAGCGGGGAGGGCGCTCCCCCCTCGCCATGTTCGTCTCCCAGTTCACCGACTTCATGATCCTCGTCCTCCTGGCGGCGGCGGTAGTGGCCGGTGTCATCGGGGATGCCGGGGACGCAGCTCCCATCGTGACCATCGTGATCCTCAACGCCATCATCGGCTTCGTTCAGGAATACCGGGCGGAGCGGGCCATGGCGGCCCTGCGGGAGATGGCGGGGAACACGGCGACGCTGCTGCGCGATGGGGTGGCGGCGACGGTTCCGGCGCGGGAGATCGTACCGGGAGATCTGGTGCTTCTGGAGGCGGGGAACGTAGTCCCTGCCGATCTGCGGCTGGTGGAGGCGGTCCGGCTCACCGCCGTGGAGGCGGCACTGACCGGCGAGTCACTCCCGGCGGAGAAGGGGACGGAGCCGGTGGTCGGGGATGACGTCCCCCTCGGCGACCGCCGCTGCATGGCCTACAAGGGGACGGTGATCACCGGCGGCCGGGGCGCGGGGGTGGCCGTGGCCACCGGCATGGCGACGGAGCTCGGCCGCATCGCGACCCTGATCCAGGCGGAAGCGGAGACGAAGACCCCCCTCCAGCGCCGCCTCGCCGCCTTCGGCAGGCGCCTCGCCATTGCCATCATCATGGTCTGTGCGGCGATCTTCGCCCTGGGATTCCTGCGGGGCGAGCCGCCGCTCCTGATGTTCCTCACCGCCATCTCTCTCGCCGTGGCGGCAATTCCCGAGGCCCTGCCGGCGGTGGTTACCATCACGCTCGCCCTGGGGGCCCGGAAGATGGTGCGCCAGAATGCCCTCATCCGGCGGCTGCCGGCCGTGGAGACCCTCGGCTCGGTCAGCTACATCTGCTCGGACAAGACCGGAACCCTGACCCTGAACCGGATGACGGTGGAGTCCCTTTACGTCGACGGGACTCTTCATCCAGCGGGGAAAGCGGCGGGGGAGGGGGCTCCCCGCGACCTCTTCATGACGGCCATGGCCCTCTGCAACGATTCCCGGTTCGACGAGAGCGGGAACCCCGTCGGCGACCCGACGGAGACGGCGCTTCTGGCGGCGGCCCGTGCCGCCGGGCACGACCGGCCGGTCCTGGAGGAGGGGTATCCCCGGGTTGCGGAGCTCCCCTTCGACCCGGAGCGTAAGTGCATGACCACCTTCCATCGGTCCGGCGGCGCCGTCGTCGCCTTCACCAAAGGGGGGGCGGAGGTGATAGTCGGCCGGGCGGAGACGGTGCTGACGGCCCACGGCGAGATCCCTCTGGACCGGCACGTCATCGGGCGGGTCATCGAACGGATGGCGGGGGAGGGGCTCCGGGTGCTGGCGGTGGCCATGCGGAGGTGGGAGGCGGTCCCCCATAACCTTGAGAGTGCAACGGCAGAGCGGGGTCTTACCCTCCTGGGACTGGCGGGAATGCTCGACCCGCCGCGGGAAGAGGCGAAGAAGGCGGTGGAGCAGTGCCGCACCGCCGGCATCACCCCGGTCATGATCACCGGCGACCATCCGCTGACGGCCCTGGCCATAGCCCGGCGGCTGGAGATCGTGGGGGACGGGGGGGAGGCGGTCGTCACCGGCCGGGAACTGGCGGCAATGGCGCCGGAGGAGCTGGCGCAACGGGTGGAGGCAATCAGGGTCTACGCCCGGGTGGCGCCGGAGCAGAAACTCGCCATCGTCAAGGCGCTCCAGGCCCAGGGACACTTCGTCGCCATGACCGGCGACGGGGTGAACGACGCGCCGGCCCTCAAGCGCGCCGACATCGGGGTCGCCATGGGGATCACCGGCACCGACGTCGCCAAGGAGGCGTCGGCCATGATCCTGCTTGACGACAACTTCGCCACCATCGTCAAGGCGGTTCGCGAGGGGCGGCGCATCTACGCCAACATCCTCAGATTCATCGTCTACTCCATCACGAGCAACACCGGCACCCTCGTGGCCATCACCCTCGCTCCGTTCTTCGGATTGCCGCTGCCGCTCCTGCCGATCCAGATCCTGTGGCTCAACCTCCTCTGCGACAGCCTGCCGGGGCTGGCGCTGGCGGGGGAGCCCGCCGGCCGGGGGATCATGAGCCGCCCGCCGGTAAACCCCGCGGAAGGAATCTTCTCCGGCGGCCGCGGTCTGTACGTGACCGGCTACGGCCTCCTCATCGGCGGTGTTGCCCTGGCGCTCCAGGCTTGGTCCCTTCGCCGCGGGCTCCCCTGGCAGACCATGGTCTTCACCTTCCTGGTCGTAAACCGCCTCGCCGTGGCCCAGATGGTCCGCTCCGAGCGCGAATCCCTCTTCCGGGTCGGCCTTCTCGCCAATCTCCCCCTTGCCGGTGCCATCGCCGTCACGCTCATCCTGCAACTGGCGGTGGTCTACGTTTCCTTTCTCGCGGCGATCTTTTCCACCTCGCCCCTCTCCCTTGAATCCCTCGCCGTCACGCTGCTGCTGGCGTGCGGCATCCTCGTCGGGTCGGAAGGCCACAAGCTCGCACTGCGCCTCTGGCATCGAAGACGCCGGGCGCCATAA
- a CDS encoding chemotaxis protein CheX, with protein MAVKFFGQFLVEKEVVSREILLQAIELQESVNLSFGATAQTMGLLAEADIDKVHDAQRTEDLRFGDMAVKLGLLTGDQMMQVLGRQKNTHLYIGEALVKVGGITTEQLPALLDEFKADQAQYATDKVAIPAGVADAPFWEMLADLSYKMLTRVALLNFRPEPIFLAQAVPARDVYAAMDFFGDVSGRYIMGVSADTQKKIAKEILKEATVDGEPKEVLDDTIMEFVNVVLGNVAAKAAQMGKAIEIAPPELLDGAAGIAPPAGQTALCFPVCLAEGGRVELAIFINQ; from the coding sequence ATGGCGGTCAAGTTTTTCGGACAGTTTCTCGTGGAAAAAGAAGTTGTATCGAGGGAAATCCTCTTGCAGGCCATAGAGTTGCAGGAGTCGGTCAACCTGAGCTTTGGGGCCACCGCCCAGACCATGGGGCTGCTCGCCGAGGCCGACATCGATAAGGTTCACGACGCCCAGCGGACCGAAGATCTCCGTTTCGGCGACATGGCGGTGAAGCTGGGGCTTCTGACCGGCGACCAGATGATGCAGGTGTTGGGGCGCCAGAAAAATACCCACCTCTACATCGGCGAGGCCTTGGTCAAGGTCGGCGGCATCACTACCGAGCAATTGCCGGCGCTCCTCGACGAGTTCAAGGCCGACCAGGCCCAGTACGCCACCGACAAGGTGGCAATCCCCGCCGGGGTCGCCGACGCGCCGTTCTGGGAGATGCTGGCCGACCTCTCCTACAAGATGCTGACCCGCGTGGCGCTGCTGAATTTCCGCCCCGAGCCGATCTTCCTGGCACAGGCGGTGCCGGCCCGTGATGTCTACGCCGCCATGGACTTCTTCGGAGACGTGTCGGGCCGGTACATAATGGGGGTCTCGGCCGATACCCAGAAGAAGATCGCCAAGGAGATTCTCAAGGAAGCCACCGTTGACGGCGAACCGAAGGAAGTGCTCGACGACACGATCATGGAGTTCGTGAACGTGGTGCTCGGCAACGTGGCGGCCAAGGCTGCCCAGATGGGGAAGGCGATCGAGATCGCCCCCCCCGAACTCCTGGACGGGGCTGCCGGCATCGCCCCCCCCGCCGGCCAGACGGCGCTCTGCTTCCCGGTCTGCCTCGCCGAGGGGGGCCGGGTGGAACTGGCGATCTTCATTAATCAATAA
- a CDS encoding response regulator: MKKVLVVDDSITVARQLEKILTESGEFQVVGHGKNGMEAIRLHQTEHPDIICMDMNMPGMDGLTALRTLVALDKNVKVVMVTSLGGVGDKFTEALRLGARTVISKPFEGENVLKILREL, encoded by the coding sequence ATGAAAAAGGTGTTGGTTGTGGATGATAGTATCACGGTGGCACGTCAGTTGGAGAAGATCCTCACCGAGAGCGGCGAGTTCCAGGTGGTCGGCCACGGTAAGAACGGCATGGAAGCGATCCGGCTGCACCAGACGGAGCACCCCGACATCATCTGCATGGACATGAACATGCCGGGAATGGACGGCCTCACGGCGCTTCGGACCCTCGTGGCCCTTGACAAGAACGTGAAGGTGGTTATGGTCACCTCCCTCGGGGGGGTTGGCGACAAGTTTACTGAGGCGCTTCGGCTTGGGGCCCGGACGGTCATCTCCAAACCGTTCGAAGGGGAAAACGTCCTGAAGATCCTCCGCGAACTGTAG
- the ldhH gene encoding L-lactate dehydrogenase (quinone) large subunit LdhH — MAKEIIRQKINDAFLRRALKNFAAAYPVARAKAFEGIDFEELRGRISAFKQEGLRSLPDLVARFTASAEKAGATVHLCATPEEANRTIHEIIRGKGADFLVKSKAMTSEEIELNHYLEERGVRCLETDLGEWIIQLAGERPSHMVMPAIHKNREDVAELFSRATGRECTPDIPQLVQLARETLRSGFLTGQVGLSGANVAVADSGAIGIVTNEGNGRLVTTLPRTHIALIGVEKIVPSLTEALDVITILPKNATGQKITSYVSFIKGPTGGDGRELHIVLLDNGRLRLAADPDFSEALKCVKCGACANVCPIYEIVGGHVFGHIYVGGIGLVLTPFFHGFDKAEDILKLCIGCRKCNEVCASKIDIEGLIVDLRDKIRKPVGQKFLFGTLMKNRKLFHATLRAAYLAQKPFQGEGGRIRHLPLILNRETANRSLPPIAEKPFRDLMAERSGSRKTAAGSREKVLFYSGCLADFVYPEMCMDTVTSLEALGYEVAFPQKQSCCGIPARYSGEMEVARDLAKINTDVLLEEDADYVVTICPTCTMSLRHDFPKLLSADPVWREKAERLAARTFNFSELAARKSEAPGVGRGAGKGERPAVTYHDACHLKRGCGVHEEPRRVLTELVGVEIREMTDCDKCCGFGGSYSIKYPEISQEVLKNKMENIAATGVKTVAVDCPGCKLQIEGGLEAAGTGITVEHSATLLARRLEEQ; from the coding sequence ATGGCAAAGGAAATCATCCGGCAGAAGATCAACGACGCGTTTCTCCGCCGCGCCCTCAAGAACTTCGCAGCGGCCTATCCGGTGGCCCGGGCCAAGGCCTTCGAGGGAATCGACTTCGAGGAGCTGCGGGGGCGGATCTCCGCCTTCAAGCAGGAAGGGCTCCGGAGCCTTCCCGACCTGGTGGCGCGGTTCACCGCCAGCGCCGAAAAGGCCGGTGCCACGGTCCACCTCTGTGCCACTCCGGAGGAGGCGAACCGGACCATCCATGAGATCATCCGCGGCAAAGGGGCCGACTTCCTTGTGAAGTCAAAGGCGATGACCTCTGAAGAGATCGAACTGAACCACTATCTTGAGGAGCGGGGGGTCCGGTGCCTTGAGACCGATCTCGGCGAGTGGATCATCCAGCTTGCCGGCGAGCGCCCCTCCCACATGGTGATGCCGGCCATCCACAAGAACCGCGAGGACGTGGCCGAGCTCTTCAGCCGTGCCACCGGCAGGGAGTGCACCCCCGACATCCCCCAGCTCGTCCAGCTTGCCCGGGAGACGCTGCGCAGCGGCTTCCTCACCGGCCAGGTGGGGCTGTCGGGAGCCAACGTCGCCGTGGCCGACTCCGGCGCCATCGGCATCGTCACCAACGAGGGGAACGGCCGGCTCGTCACCACCCTCCCCCGCACCCACATCGCCCTCATCGGGGTGGAAAAGATTGTCCCTTCCCTGACGGAGGCCCTCGACGTCATCACCATCCTGCCGAAGAACGCCACGGGGCAGAAGATCACCTCCTACGTCTCGTTCATCAAGGGGCCCACCGGCGGCGACGGGAGGGAGCTCCACATCGTGCTCCTGGACAACGGCCGCCTGCGGCTGGCGGCGGACCCCGACTTCTCCGAGGCGCTCAAGTGTGTCAAGTGCGGCGCCTGCGCCAACGTCTGCCCCATCTACGAGATCGTCGGCGGCCACGTCTTCGGCCACATCTACGTCGGCGGCATCGGCCTCGTGCTGACCCCGTTCTTCCACGGCTTCGACAAGGCGGAGGATATCCTCAAGCTCTGCATCGGCTGCCGCAAGTGCAATGAGGTCTGCGCCTCGAAGATCGACATCGAGGGGCTCATCGTCGACCTGCGGGACAAGATCCGCAAGCCGGTGGGACAGAAGTTTCTCTTCGGCACCCTCATGAAGAACCGGAAGCTCTTCCACGCCACGCTCCGGGCCGCCTATCTGGCGCAGAAGCCGTTCCAGGGCGAAGGGGGGCGCATCCGTCACCTCCCCCTCATCCTGAACCGGGAGACGGCGAACCGGTCGCTTCCCCCCATCGCGGAGAAGCCGTTCCGGGACCTGATGGCGGAGCGGTCCGGGAGCCGGAAGACGGCTGCCGGGAGCCGGGAGAAGGTCCTGTTCTACTCGGGGTGTCTCGCCGATTTCGTCTATCCGGAGATGTGCATGGATACGGTGACGAGCCTGGAGGCCCTCGGCTACGAGGTGGCGTTCCCCCAGAAACAGAGCTGCTGCGGCATCCCGGCCCGCTATTCGGGCGAGATGGAGGTGGCCCGGGATCTGGCGAAGATCAACACCGATGTCCTGCTGGAGGAGGATGCCGACTACGTGGTCACCATCTGCCCCACCTGCACCATGTCGCTGCGCCACGACTTCCCGAAGCTCCTCTCCGCCGACCCAGTCTGGCGCGAGAAGGCAGAGCGGCTGGCGGCCAGGACCTTCAACTTCTCCGAGCTGGCGGCGCGCAAGAGCGAGGCTCCGGGAGTGGGACGCGGGGCTGGCAAGGGCGAACGGCCGGCCGTCACCTACCACGACGCCTGCCACCTGAAGCGGGGGTGCGGGGTGCACGAGGAGCCACGACGGGTCCTCACGGAGCTGGTGGGGGTCGAAATCAGGGAGATGACCGACTGCGACAAGTGCTGCGGCTTCGGCGGTTCCTACTCCATCAAGTACCCGGAAATCTCCCAGGAGGTGCTGAAGAACAAGATGGAAAACATCGCCGCCACCGGGGTGAAGACCGTGGCGGTGGACTGCCCCGGCTGCAAGCTCCAGATCGAGGGGGGGCTCGAAGCTGCCGGCACCGGCATCACCGTTGAGCATTCGGCCACCCTGCTGGCGCGGCGCCTGGAGGAACAGTAA
- a CDS encoding LutC/YkgG family protein, whose amino-acid sequence MVEQFTTAAEAVGAEVKRFPTMSDAVAALRSHAAGRPAAASALPDRVRSELAGLAFVSADAGETAEVGISFAQAGIAQTGSLLLELSDPLGRSATALPPVHLVLLPASAIVADLAALGSTLHDLLSTPDAAYLSLITGPSRTADIERVLTIGVHGPKELRIMIVEGE is encoded by the coding sequence ATGGTCGAGCAGTTTACGACGGCAGCCGAGGCGGTTGGTGCAGAGGTAAAACGATTTCCCACCATGAGTGATGCCGTGGCGGCGCTCCGTTCCCATGCCGCCGGCCGGCCGGCGGCGGCATCGGCGCTCCCCGACCGGGTCCGGTCAGAGCTTGCCGGCCTCGCCTTCGTCTCCGCCGACGCCGGGGAGACGGCGGAGGTCGGCATCAGCTTCGCCCAGGCCGGCATCGCCCAGACCGGCAGCCTCCTTCTGGAGCTCTCCGACCCTCTGGGCCGCAGCGCCACCGCCCTTCCCCCGGTCCACCTGGTGCTGCTTCCCGCGTCGGCCATCGTTGCCGACCTCGCCGCCCTCGGCTCCACGCTGCACGACCTCCTCTCCACGCCGGACGCTGCCTACCTCTCCCTCATCACCGGGCCAAGCCGGACCGCCGACATCGAGCGGGTCCTCACCATCGGCGTCCACGGGCCGAAGGAGCTCCGGATCATGATCGTGGAGGGAGAATAA
- a CDS encoding L-lactate permease → MPWIQTYTPVGGSLGLSALVAAVPLVVIFICLAVLRMKAHKAGLLAVGSAAALAIGVWGMPGKLAGLAALQGAGFGLFPVFYIVITTLFLYNITVKGGQFEIIRASLAGVTGDRRLQALLIAFCFGAFIEGAAGFGTPVAIAGATLVGLGFRPLYAAGVCLVANTAPVAFGAIGIPVVALAGVMGYGDDGMMKLSTMVGRQLPFISVFIPFYVIMIMVGWKKTIEVLPAIIVCGVTFSLSQWATASYLGPYLPDVTASLLSIVALVLLLRVWHPKTIWTFDHEPDFAGKEEHHYTAGEVARAWAPYLALTVMVLLWGIPSIKTALDKSAVEFPVAGLHNAIVKKVSKPEDGATKVGTVCGEIDKQLALLAPADPKQTALATKLQELKGAETQLLAVEQALAGQGTMLTDERLKAFDAVAKKKDEVQKLVKEASQAGSAVAGLSPAASGSALAAAAAAPALAKDQFKPLDKALADQLPVKVAAKYKFNFMSAAGTAILIAAFLSALICGVGMGDTVRILGKTLYDMRYPALTVASVLGLAYVMNASGMTNCLGLAFTKTGHIFPFLAPVLGWLGVFLTGSDTSSNVLFGGLQKATAEQLGISPILTGAANTSGGVMGKMISPQSLAVATAATGMVGEEGTLFRFTLKHSLFLTVVVGIIVYLQAYVLQWMVP, encoded by the coding sequence ATGCCGTGGATCCAGACCTACACCCCCGTGGGAGGGAGCCTCGGGCTTTCGGCCCTGGTCGCCGCCGTCCCCCTCGTCGTCATCTTCATCTGCCTTGCCGTCCTTCGAATGAAGGCCCACAAGGCGGGTCTCCTTGCCGTCGGCTCGGCTGCCGCCCTGGCCATCGGCGTCTGGGGGATGCCGGGGAAGCTGGCCGGGCTTGCCGCGCTGCAGGGAGCGGGCTTCGGTCTCTTTCCGGTCTTCTACATCGTCATCACGACCCTTTTCCTCTATAACATCACGGTCAAGGGGGGGCAGTTCGAGATCATCCGTGCCTCGCTGGCGGGTGTCACCGGCGACCGCCGCCTCCAGGCGCTGCTGATCGCCTTCTGTTTCGGTGCCTTCATCGAGGGGGCGGCCGGCTTCGGAACGCCGGTGGCCATCGCCGGCGCCACTTTGGTGGGGCTCGGCTTCCGCCCCCTCTACGCCGCCGGCGTCTGCCTCGTGGCCAACACCGCCCCCGTCGCCTTCGGTGCCATCGGCATCCCGGTGGTGGCCCTGGCCGGGGTCATGGGGTACGGCGACGACGGGATGATGAAGCTCTCCACCATGGTCGGCCGCCAGCTCCCCTTCATCTCGGTCTTCATCCCGTTCTACGTCATCATGATCATGGTCGGCTGGAAAAAGACCATCGAGGTCCTGCCGGCCATCATTGTTTGCGGGGTCACCTTCTCCCTCTCCCAGTGGGCCACCGCCAGTTACCTCGGCCCCTACCTCCCCGACGTCACGGCGTCGCTCCTCTCCATCGTCGCCCTGGTGCTGCTGCTCCGCGTCTGGCACCCGAAAACGATCTGGACCTTCGACCACGAGCCGGATTTCGCCGGCAAGGAAGAGCATCACTACACGGCGGGGGAGGTGGCACGCGCCTGGGCTCCGTACCTGGCCCTCACGGTCATGGTGCTCCTCTGGGGGATCCCTTCCATCAAGACCGCCCTCGACAAGAGCGCCGTGGAGTTCCCGGTGGCCGGTCTTCACAACGCCATCGTGAAGAAAGTATCCAAGCCCGAGGATGGCGCCACGAAGGTAGGCACGGTCTGCGGAGAGATCGACAAGCAGCTGGCCCTGCTGGCGCCGGCGGACCCGAAGCAGACGGCACTGGCGACAAAGCTTCAGGAGCTCAAGGGGGCCGAGACGCAGCTTCTGGCCGTCGAGCAGGCGCTGGCCGGTCAGGGGACGATGCTGACCGACGAACGTCTCAAGGCGTTCGACGCGGTGGCCAAGAAGAAGGATGAGGTGCAGAAGCTGGTCAAGGAGGCGTCGCAGGCCGGTAGCGCCGTGGCGGGCCTCTCTCCGGCCGCTTCCGGCAGTGCCCTGGCCGCGGCCGCTGCTGCGCCGGCCCTTGCCAAGGACCAGTTCAAGCCCCTCGACAAGGCCCTGGCCGACCAGCTTCCGGTCAAGGTCGCCGCCAAGTACAAGTTCAACTTCATGTCCGCTGCGGGCACCGCCATCCTCATCGCCGCCTTCCTCTCCGCCCTCATCTGCGGCGTCGGGATGGGGGATACCGTGCGGATCCTCGGCAAGACCCTCTACGACATGCGCTATCCGGCCCTCACCGTCGCGTCGGTGCTCGGCCTCGCCTACGTCATGAACGCCTCCGGCATGACCAACTGCCTCGGCCTCGCCTTCACCAAGACCGGCCACATCTTCCCCTTCCTCGCCCCGGTCCTCGGCTGGCTCGGCGTCTTCCTCACCGGCTCCGACACCTCGTCCAACGTCCTCTTCGGCGGCCTGCAGAAGGCGACCGCCGAGCAGCTCGGCATCAGCCCGATCCTCACCGGCGCCGCCAACACCAGCGGCGGGGTCATGGGTAAGATGATCTCGCCCCAGTCCCTGGCCGTGGCCACCGCCGCCACCGGGATGGTGGGGGAGGAGGGAACACTCTTCCGCTTCACCCTGAAGCACTCCCTCTTCCTGACGGTGGTCGTCGGGATCATCGTCTACCTCCAGGCCTACGTGCTGCAGTGGATGGTACCCTAA
- a CDS encoding FAD-binding oxidoreductase, with translation MEPSFIKELSGIVGTDQTLIDTESLACYGYDSTPEHESRPGAVVLPGSEEEICRILALCHGAGVPVTPRGSGTNLSGGSLGRPEGVVIQTSRLNRIVEIDEENLTATVQPGVITSTLHKAVEAQGLFYPPDPGSMNISTIGGNVAENAGGLRGLKYGVTADYVMGLRTALPDGSLLRSGGKVVKDVAGYNLNQLLVSSEGTLGLFTEVTVKLIPRPPVKKTMLVHFPQLEDAALAVSRIIAARVIPATLEFMDRVTIRCIEEYAKVGLPLDVDAVLLIEVDGHPAQVEEEAAAVRAVCEKHRCSFFQTAATADEALKLATARRVALSSLARMKPTTILEDATVPRSCIAPMVKLIQETARKYDLTIGTFGHAGDGNLHPTCLTDERDTDEIARAHQAFAEIFEAAIAMGGTITGEHGVGLAKKKYLPRLVGESGLRVMRGIKGAFDPKGILNPGKVF, from the coding sequence ATGGAACCATCATTCATCAAGGAACTGAGCGGGATTGTCGGCACCGACCAGACCCTCATCGACACCGAGAGCCTCGCCTGCTACGGCTACGATTCCACCCCCGAGCACGAGAGCCGTCCCGGCGCCGTGGTCCTGCCGGGGTCGGAGGAGGAGATCTGCCGGATCTTGGCGCTCTGCCACGGCGCCGGCGTACCGGTGACCCCCCGGGGGTCGGGGACGAACCTCTCCGGCGGATCGCTGGGGCGCCCCGAGGGGGTTGTCATCCAGACGAGCCGCCTCAACCGGATCGTCGAGATCGACGAGGAAAACCTCACCGCCACCGTCCAGCCGGGGGTCATCACCAGCACCCTCCACAAGGCGGTGGAGGCCCAGGGGCTCTTCTATCCCCCCGATCCCGGGAGCATGAACATCTCCACCATCGGCGGCAACGTGGCCGAGAACGCCGGCGGCCTTCGCGGGCTCAAGTACGGCGTCACCGCCGACTACGTCATGGGGCTGCGGACGGCGCTTCCCGACGGAAGCCTCCTCAGAAGCGGCGGCAAGGTGGTGAAGGATGTGGCCGGCTACAACCTGAACCAGCTTCTCGTCTCCTCCGAAGGGACCCTGGGGCTCTTTACCGAGGTCACCGTCAAGCTGATCCCCAGGCCGCCGGTGAAGAAGACGATGCTCGTCCACTTCCCCCAGCTTGAGGATGCCGCCCTGGCGGTTTCCCGCATCATCGCCGCCCGGGTCATCCCGGCCACCCTGGAGTTCATGGACCGGGTGACGATCCGCTGCATCGAGGAGTACGCCAAGGTGGGGCTGCCGCTGGATGTGGACGCCGTGCTCCTCATCGAGGTGGACGGCCATCCGGCCCAGGTGGAGGAGGAGGCGGCCGCCGTGCGGGCGGTCTGCGAAAAGCACCGCTGTTCCTTCTTCCAGACCGCTGCCACCGCCGACGAGGCCCTGAAGCTCGCCACCGCCCGGCGGGTGGCACTCTCGTCGCTGGCGCGGATGAAGCCCACCACCATTCTGGAGGACGCCACCGTACCCCGCAGCTGCATCGCCCCCATGGTGAAGCTGATCCAGGAGACCGCCAGGAAGTACGACCTCACCATCGGCACCTTCGGCCACGCCGGCGACGGCAACCTCCACCCCACCTGCCTCACCGACGAGCGGGACACCGACGAGATCGCCCGGGCCCACCAGGCCTTCGCGGAGATCTTCGAAGCCGCCATCGCCATGGGGGGGACCATCACCGGTGAGCACGGCGTCGGACTCGCCAAGAAGAAGTACCTGCCGCGGCTCGTGGGGGAGTCGGGGCTCCGGGTGATGCGGGGGATCAAGGGGGCGTTCGATCCGAAGGGGATTCTGAACCCGGGAAAGGTGTTCTGA